The region GAGCGCCGAGGGAGTGACCAGCAGGGCAGAAGCGCCTAACCCCAGAGCGGCTAGACCGCACCGCCACACGCTTGCGTTCTCTATCATCGTCGCTCTCCTTCACTTTGCCTGAGGCGCGCGTCGAGGCCGGTAGACAGGCAGCTCATACGGTGATCTCGATTCGGGAGCAAATCACGGAGTAGCCGAGGGCGAGCGACTCGCTCCAGACTGGCTCCGCGGCGGCGAGTCAGCGCGGCATCAGCCAGGTCGGCATAGGGTCTCTGCGGCAGGTGGAGTCCGCCGATTGATGCATCGGCCGCGAAGATATCACTCTGCGGGACACTTGTCATTCGGACCAGCGGAGCTTCGCCGCGGCTATGCCCCGCTGGTCCTGCTGCTAGTGCGGCTTATGCTTCTTGTGGCCGGAGGCGGGGCGCGGCATCTTCGGCGGCCGGCACCTCTCTGGTCTTCAACTGATCGGGCCTATGCGACCCCTCACCTTCTCCTCGGGGCTTGCCCTCGCGCTGGCGGCGCAACTGTGCGCCACCGCAACCGCTTACGGCCAGGATGCCGCGGCCAGGCCGGACGACATGAGCGCCCGCTACCGTGCCGCGGCCGATCGGCTGATCGATGCCGCGCTCAGGGACAGTGCGGCCTACGCCCGGCTGACCGAGCTGGTGGATCGGTTCGGCCCGCGCTTCAGCGGGACGGAGAACCTGGAGCGCGCGCTCGACTGGATCCTGGCGGAGATGAAGAAGGATGGGCTCGAGAACGTGCGCGGCGAGCCGGTCATGGTGCCGCACTGGGTGCGGGGCGCCGAATCGGCCGAGTTGCTCTCCCCGATGCGCCGCAACCTGCCCATGCTGGGGCTGGGCGGCAGCGTGGCCACGCCGCCGCCAGGCATTGCAGCCGAGGTGCTGGTGGTGAGCAGCTTTGCCGAGCTCGAGGCTCGCCGCGCCCAGGCGCGGGGCAAGATCGTGCTCTTCGACGTGCCCTTCACCAATTACGGCGAGACCGTGCGCTACCGCAGCAACGGCGCCAACGCGGCGGCGCGGGCCGGCGCCGTCGCCAGCCTGATCCGCTCCGTGACGACCCATTCGCTGCAGACGCCGCACACGGGCGCCATGCGCTACGACACGGCCGTGCGGCGCATTCCGCACGCCGCCATAACGGCCGAGGACGCCGCGCTGCTGCACCGCTTGCAGGATCGGGGCGAACGCGTC is a window of Gemmatimonadota bacterium DNA encoding:
- a CDS encoding M20/M25/M40 family metallo-hydrolase, with the translated sequence MRPLTFSSGLALALAAQLCATATAYGQDAAARPDDMSARYRAAADRLIDAALRDSAAYARLTELVDRFGPRFSGTENLERALDWILAEMKKDGLENVRGEPVMVPHWVRGAESAELLSPMRRNLPMLGLGGSVATPPPGIAAEVLVVSSFAELEARRAQARGKIVLFDVPFTNYGETVRYRSNGANAAARAGAVASLIRSVTTHSLQTPHTGAMRYDTAVRRIPHAAITAEDAALLHRLQDRGERVVVRLKMEARTLGDAPSRNVMGEIVGSERPEEVVVIGGHIDSWDVGQGAMDDAGGSIVAWEAVRLMHALGLRPRRTVRVVLWTNEENGLRGATAYRAAHAQEVSRHVLAVESDAGVFRPTGFGFTGPDSLFEIVRRVGALLDRIGASTIKRGGGGADIGPLMAQGVPGMGLEVEGARYFWYHHSDADTVDKLDPREVALCVAAMAVMAYVVADLPEPLLRDTPMR